In the Kitasatospora terrestris genome, one interval contains:
- a CDS encoding nuclear transport factor 2 family protein, translating to MTVPRPPLPPFTAESARAKVQAAEDAWNSRDPQRVALAYTPDSVWRNREQFITGRAEIEAFLTRKWEKEKEYALRKELWAHTEDRIAVRFQYEWHDTDGRWWRSYGNELWEFDEAGLMRRREASINDVEISEAERTIFGPRVR from the coding sequence GTGACCGTGCCGCGCCCACCGCTGCCCCCGTTCACCGCCGAGAGCGCCCGCGCCAAGGTGCAGGCCGCCGAGGACGCCTGGAACTCCCGCGACCCGCAGCGGGTCGCGCTCGCGTACACACCGGACTCGGTCTGGCGCAACCGCGAGCAGTTCATCACCGGCCGCGCCGAGATCGAAGCGTTCCTCACCCGGAAGTGGGAGAAGGAAAAGGAGTACGCCCTGCGCAAGGAGCTCTGGGCGCACACCGAGGACCGGATCGCGGTGCGCTTCCAGTACGAGTGGCACGACACCGACGGCCGCTGGTGGCGCTCGTACGGCAACGAGCTGTGGGAGTTCGACGAGGCCGGCCTGATGCGCCGCCGCGAGGCGTCGATCAACGACGTGGAGATCTCCGAGGCGGAGCGCACGATCTTCGGACCCCGCGTCCGCTGA